The Candidatus Nomurabacteria bacterium DNA window AACCAAAGAAATGCAAGTAAGGCCCCGGAAATAACTGCGCAAAATGTTGCCAAATCAACACTACCCTGGCTAAAGGCAATTAGTCCGAAAACCGCAAAACAAGCAAGAAGCGTGCCGCCAGCCAAACCATCCAGCCCATCCGTTTCATTTACCGAAAATGACGTTGCCACAATCAGGAACACGATAATCGGTGCAAACCACCAGCCCAGGTCATAGTTCCCAAGAAAAGGAACATACATAGTGGTCCAATCAAGCTTAGCAACAAACCACCAGGCGCCAACAATAGCGATGGCGGTATAAATAATGAGCTTGTGCCGGACGCGTAATCCACCTCCATTTGCGCCCATTTTACGCACATTATAGTAATCATCTAGCAACCCAACTAGTGCGGTAGCGATTAATGCACCGAGAGGTAAAAGGGTTTCTGAACGAGTAAGGAAATTGAGCTGTTTAAAGAAATCAAAGTCGCTTAAGAGTGCTATCCAAGCAATAACTAGCGCAATAACTAAAGTAGTTACCCAGATAAGCATCCCACCCATAGTAGGGGTGCCTGACTTAGCTTGGTGCATTTTTGCGTAAATCGGTGCAGAATCTTCGCTTCGAATTTGCTTACCTAACTTGTGACGATAGAGAAAGCTTGTCAGAAGTGGTGTCCAAAGTATCGTAACAATAAAAGCAAGTGTCGCGAGCGAGAAAACTTTGAGTACGGAAAAAGTATCGTGAAACATTTAAAAGAAGTTATAAAGCAAAAATCCTGTGCTGAGTGTAAGCATCACTTGTAGTAAAAACGCTCCACTCATAAGCACATCGGGCACAATTCGTTCGCGTCGAAAAAGAACACTAAAAAGAAAGTGCAAGAGAATAACAAGTAGCCCGATCGCGGGCATGTAGAAGAGCTGCTCCCATTGGCCGATTCTATCTATACCTAGCACAGTGCTATAATGCAGCGGCACAAAGTCGTCACTTGATTGGGCAAAGCGATATATAGCCAGCCAAATCGCTATATTGAGCAAAAAGCTAAGCAACAGAAAAAGAGTTGCCCAACGATTTTTCCCAAATAATCGGATATTCGTTAGTATAGGAGAAAGTATTGGAACCATATGCAGGCAAGCTCACACAAATATCGCATAGCGCTGATAGGCGTGCTCCTCATCGTTGCGATCTTACAAATCTTTGGCGCTCTAGGTGATTCGCAAACAATTGATGAAGGCGCCCACCTTGCCAGTGGTTATTCCTATTGGAAAACTGGCGATTTTCGTTTAAATCCCGAGCATCCCCCTCTCAGTAAGATGCTATCTAGCGCACCGCTTTTACTGCTAAATCTGCAATTTCCAAGCGATGCACAAAGCTGGATCGATGCTAATCAATGGGACTTTGCTCGTGATTTTTTATACCATAATTTAGCTAATCCGCAAAGCCTCTTCTTTCTCGGTCGACTACCCATCATCGGACTCTTTTTGCTTTTGATCGCAGTTTTCTATTTCTTCTGCGAAAAACTTTTTTCACCGAGGGCCAGTCTTTTAGCGAGTATACTTTTTTCACTTGATCCAACCCTGCTTGCCCACGGCAGACTGATCACAACGGACGTGAGTCTTACTGCTTTTTATTTTTTCAGCACTATTGCTTTACTTGGATTTGTACAAAAACCAAATCTGCGACGCTTTTTCCTTTTTGCCTTTACTTTTACTATTGCTCAACTGGTGAAGTTCTCTGCACTTTTTCTATGGCCAATTTTTCTTACCTTAGTGCTCATTGCTCTCTTTATCAAAAAATACAACCGTAGCTACATTAGTGAAAAATTTACCGCAAAGCGAGCTTTATTGTTATTACTTGGTCTTATACTTTTGTTTGCAATAAGCACATGGACAATATATGGTTTCGAGCTGCGAACGATTAGCACTATACCAAGTGTTGAGGGGTATTATGATCTAGTTGATATGAAGGGCTTTGAAGAGGCTTCCGGGGCACTTGTTGGTATCCCTTTTTGGGAAAATGTGCTTAATCCTACACATTCATCGTCTCAATCCATACGAAATTTTGTTCATACCGTGCCAATCCCCGCCCTCCACTACTTTGACGGTATTATGGAGCTGGCATTGCATAATTATTATGGTCACGGCACGTATTTATTAGGAAAAACCTCTAATTTAGGCTGGTGGTATTACTTCCCCATCGCCCTTATTATTAAACTACCAGCAGTAATTTTGTTGCTCTTCCTGCTTTTCTTGTTTTGGCAAGCTCGTCAAGCTTGGCTACAAGTACAGACGAGCGCGGAAACACACCCCTTTTTCACTAGGGTGTGGCACTTTTTCCGCTCACGTAGTTTTTTAAGTTACTTGCTAGTTTTACCGCCGCTCATATATTTCCTCGTAAGTCTCACAAGTCATATTAATCTTGGCGTTCGGCATCTCTTACCTATCTTTCCTTTTATTTATCTTGCTGTTGCATTTATGCTGGATCGAGTGTTGCTGAGATTTTTTTATGGAAAAATAATTACCGGGATACTTTTTGGCATAGTACTGATTATGGCTGTACTTACCTACCCAAATCATCTTTCGTATTTTAGTGAGATAGTCGGCGGTGAACGTAATGGGCCAAAATATTTACTTGATTCAAACCTTGATTGGGGTCAGGGGTATTATGATCTCAAAGAATATATGGATGAGAAGCAGATCGACGCAATCCGCGGCGTATTTTTCTTCTCTGGTGATCTCGATGTCTTAGGCATTCACCTTCTCCATCTGCCCACGAATGACGAAGTTGCGCAACAGGGTGCTCCATCTGGAATTTTAGCCATAGACGTTGGCACATTAGCGAATCCGGATTACCCATACACTTGGCTTTGGCAGTATCAACCGGTGAAAAAAATTCGCGGATCAATATTTATCTACGAGCTACCTTAATTTACTTTACGTTTCAGCACTTCTCTGGTATAATCAAAAGCGCAAAATCTAAACACAAGAGGTACTTAGGGGGTCAGGGGGATGTCACACGAAGAAAAACTCAAAGAAGCGCTGACGAAAGGAAAAATACTCAGCGTAGAACAAGTAGAAAAAGCCACGCTCGACGCTCGTAATAAGAACGCCGATCTTCGTGATTGGTTAGTGCAAGAAAATCTAGTTTCCGAGGCGATTTTATATGAAGCTTTAGCAAAAACCTACAAGCTTCCTTTTGTTGACCTGAAAAACCAAGTAGTTCGCGGAGATGTTTTGCACTTAATCCCCGAGCCTTTTGTGCAGATGCATAACGTTGTGGCTTATGATCGAAGCGGCGAAGTACTTAAAGTTGCCATGCTTGATCCAGATGACCTACAGATTACTGAGTTCCTAAAACGCCGCATCCAGCAGCGTATAGAAATTGCGATTACCACACCGAGTAGTATTCGGGAAATACTAAAACAGTATCATCGTGGACTTCGAGCGGAGTTTAAAGACATTACCAAGGTTGATGAGAAAGATGTTAGCTCGGAAAAGGACCTAAAAAAGCTTGCTGAAGACCTGCCAGTTGTACGGATTGTTGATACCTTACTCGAATACGCGATTTTTGAAGGCGCTTCTGATATTCACATCGAGCCGACTGAGCACGATACCATAGTACGCTATAGAGTTGATGGTATTTTGCGCGAAGTAATGACCCTGCCGAAAACAATACATAATGGCGTGGTAGCTCGCGTAAAAATCTTGTCAGATCTCAAAATTGACGAGCACCGTTTACCACAAGACGGTCGTTTTAAAATAAATACTGACGATCACAAAGTTTCCTTTCGTGTCTCCATTTTACCTGTGTATGATGGTGAAAAAATCGTCTTACGTATTCTGCACGAGTCAGCTCAGGTACTTACTCTTGAGCAGCTCGGTCTGCAGCAAAGTGCGTTAGAGCTTGTTAAGGCAAATATTAAAAAACCGCACGGCATGATTCTGGTGACCGGACCGACTGGGTCAGGAAAAACCACCACGCTTTATACGATTCTCAACATATTAAATACGCCCAAGGTAAATATTTCCACTGTCGAGGATCCTATTGAATATCGCATGCCCCGGGTAAATCAAACCCAGGCCAACTCTCGAATCGGTTTAACTTTTGCTAATGGTTTACGTGCTCTGCTGCGTCAGGATCCGAATATCATCATGGTTGGTGAAATTCGCGATAATGAGACTGCCAATATGGCGACACAGGCTGCTCTAACTGGACACTTAGTACTCTCCACTCTGCACACCAATGATGCGGTTACCGCACTTCCCCGTCTCATTGAAATGGATGTGCCAACTTTCTTAATCGCCTCAACCACAAACGTCGTGATTGCACAACGTTTAGTAAGAAAAATTTGCCTAAACTGTATTGAGAGCTACACCTTAACCAAGAAATCTATCGAGGAGCTAGAAAAGCAAATTAATGTTGAATTTATCCTCAAAGCATTGCAAGCCGAGGGAGTTATTATGTCGAATAAGCAGTCCTTTGATGAATTACTTTTCTATCGAGGGAAAGGATGTAAACAATGCAATTCTGAAGGTTATAAGGGTCGTATAGGTATCTACGAGGTGCTGCAGGTATCTGATACTATTTCACGACTGATCATGGAGCAAGCAACGGCTGATCAAATACGCAAAGCAGCAATTGAGGAAGGCATGTTGCTTATGGTGCAAGACGGATTTATTAAGGCAAAAATGGGACTTACTACTATTGAAGAGGTGCTTCGAGTTACTAAGGAATAGTCATGTCGATTTTTACGTATACTGGAGTAAAAGCGGGTAAAAAGGTAAAAGGCAGCGTTGTTGCTGATACTCAAGAGCAAGCAAAGGCGCAAATTGAGACCAAGGGCTTGCAAATCAATGGCTTGAAAGAAGAAGCGCCTAAATCAGGTGTAATGGATAGGCTTTTGAACCGAGTTTCGATTGTTCAGAAGCTTTTTTTCACACAAAACCTTGAGGTAATGATACGTACGGGCTTTTCTCTTAGTCTTGCCCTGCAAACTCTCGCGCAGCAAATTAGCAATAAGCGCTTTCAGTGGATTATTGCGCAGATGACCAGCGATGTCCGGTCTGGAAAAACCTTTGCCTCAGCCCTAGAAAAGCACAAAGATGTGTTTAGTGAAGTTTTTGTGAGCATGATTGCAACTGGTGAATCGAGCGGTAAATTGCAGGAGGTCCTGAAACGACTTGCGGTGCAGCTAAAGAAAGATCATTTGCTTGTTGCAAAGGTAAAAAACGCGCTCACCTATCCTGTTATTGTCGTGGTTGCTATGGTCGCAATAGGCATAGCGGTAACTGTCTTTGTTGTACCTAAATTGGTCACTGTTTTTGAGGAAAGTAATGTAGAACTTCCACTTCCGACAAAAATTCTCATCACAACAAGCGACGTATTGATTCATTACGGATATCTCATCGCAATTGGCGTAGCACTCGCCGTTGTCGGATTTTTACGCCTCCTAAAGCTGAATAAAGTGCGCTATACCATGGATCGGCTTATTTTGAAGTTACCCATAGCTGGTCAAATAGTGAAAAAAATTCACTTGGCTCAACTTACTCGTACTCTCTCTTCACTACTTGAGACTGATATACATATTGTTGAGAGCTTTCAAATTATTGCTCGGACAATGTCAAACAGTCAGTATCGCTTAGCCATAGAACAAGCAGCTGAAAAACTAAAAACTGGCTCAACAATTGCTACTGTGCTTGGCGAGCATCCTGATTTATTTACCCCGATTCTCATACAAATGGTAACAGTTGGAGAACAAAGTGGATCTCTTGATCAAATCGCCAACGAGGTTGCTGACTTCTATGAATCAGATGTAGATGACACGATGAGTAATTTATCGACTATCATTGAGCCAATACTCATGCTCTTGCTGGGTGGCGCGGTCGCGCTTCTCGCGGTGTCGATTATTCTCCCCATCTATCAACTCACCGAAGCCATTTGAAGTCAGCGCGAACAAAAAACAAAAAAACTCCTAAAGGCTTCACTCTGATTGAGGCTTTGGTTGGCTTAGGCATACTTTCTATTATTCTTGCGGCCGTTTTGAGTATGTATTACTCAAATTTACAAGCCCTTGGCATTGCGCGCGCCCGACTAACTGCTTCTAGCTTAGCAAGTGAGGAAATTGAAATCATCGAAAATCTTCCTTACGCAGATGTCGGCACAACAACTGGCTGGCCTCTCGGTGTGCTGCCTAGCTCTCGACAAGTGAATCGTAATGGTCTGACATTTACGGTTAGTGTGTACCCTAAATACGTTGACGATCCTTTTGACGGAGATGCATTTGGCACTGTGGCGGGTAAACCTACTGATACGCAACCGAGCGACTATAAATTTGTCGAGGTGAGGGTTTGCTGGAGCCATTATCCGTGCAACACGCCTGTCAGTTTAAGCACGCAAATTGTACCGAATGGTGTTGAAACAGATGACGGTACTGGATCTCTCTTCATTGAAGTATTAAACGCCCAAGGTCAAGCAGTGGGTCAGGCTGATGTAAACGTAGTAAATACAACCACCGTTCCAGTAATAAACATTAGCAGCAGCACTGGAACGAATGGGCGCTTACTTTTATCCTCTCTCCCCCCTGCCCTAGACAGCTATCAAATTACAGTTTCAAAAACAGGCCATAACAGTGACTATACGGTTACGCCGAGTGTAGCTAATCCCAATCCTACTCGACCTGATACGTCAATTATTGCTGGTGATGTAACTGAATCAACCTTCTTTTTGGACCATACGGCAAATCTCGAGCTTTACACTGTAGATGACACATGCACGGCGGTTTCAAATGTGCAGCTGAACCTCCGTGGTGCTTGGTTGGACGGCACATCACCTGATGTATATCGCTATGATCAAGCACATACCACGGACGCGCTAGGACATTTGAGTTTGTCGGATTTGCAATGGGATTATTACACGCAGCTAATTGATCCAAGTGAAGGACTGGATGTCGCCGGAACAACGATTAGTCAGCCTTATAATGTATTACCAAGTAGTAATCAGACGGTTTACGTCCATCTCGTACCCGATTCAGCAAATACCCTACTCATCACAGTGAGAGAGGCAGGCACTGCAACACCTCTCTCCGATGCAAGTGTACACGTAGAAGATGGCGTTGACTTTGACGAAACAAAAACGACTGGACAAGGCACCTTAACGCAAAGTGACTGGTCAGGTGGATCAGGTCAAGCCGACTATAGTGACGAAACAATGTACTTTAGTCAGGATGGAAATATTGACGACACAAACGCGGGAGATATTACCCTTGTACAAGATCCCGGCAACGGAAATTTTAGTGAAGATTTTACCACTGACGTATACAAGGATCCGGTAACTAGCACAGCTAACTGGGATACGGTGAGTAATCGCGGCGAGCTTAGTTTCGACTTAGGAAATTATCAAAGTCCCGGCACTCTAGCATCGCTACAGCTTAACAGTGAGGAAGGTATTATCACGAGCGCCACGCTCACTGTTACCGAAGAGCTAAATAGTCAGTCAATTAGTTACGAGCTATCGGCCGATGGTGGTGCACACTTTGAGGCGGTTACTCCTGGGATAAATCACACCTTCAGCACCCAGGGCACTGACTTACGCTGGCGAGCAACTCTTAGTACCACAAATACAAGTGTGACTCCTCGAATTTTAGATCTTTCCCTGAGTTATAATTATTTAGCGTATCGAGTAAGTGGAACACTCATCTCTTCTACTTTTAATTTTGGACCGGATAGTGCGTTTGATAATATAATTTGGGCTCCACTTGCACAGCCGAGCGAGGTTGGTAGCACAAGTGTAAAATTTCAAATTGCCACAAACACTGATAATGCAACATGGAACTATGTAGGCCCTGATGGTACTGCAGGCACATATTACACGACCAGTGGTGACTCACTGTGGTCTGGTCATACCGGTGACCAGTATTTGCGCTATCAAGTTATACTGAGCACGGCTAATCAAAGCGCTTCTCCAACACTGAGCTCCATATCATTGGTGCATAGCGCTGGTTGTATTCCTCCGGGACAGGTATTTTTTAGCAGTCTCGATCCAGATACCTATCAAATAACCGTTGATAGAAGCGGGTATCAGCAATTTCTTTCCTCAGTCGATGTGTCCGGCGATACCGTATATTATGTTGACCTCGATCCATCATGATAAATAGACAAGGGTTTACCAT harbors:
- a CDS encoding phospho-N-acetylmuramoyl-pentapeptide-transferase, which encodes MFHDTFSVLKVFSLATLAFIVTILWTPLLTSFLYRHKLGKQIRSEDSAPIYAKMHQAKSGTPTMGGMLIWVTTLVIALVIAWIALLSDFDFFKQLNFLTRSETLLPLGALIATALVGLLDDYYNVRKMGANGGGLRVRHKLIIYTAIAIVGAWWFVAKLDWTTMYVPFLGNYDLGWWFAPIIVFLIVATSFSVNETDGLDGLAGGTLLACFAVFGLIAFSQGSVDLATFCAVISGALLAFLWFNIHPARFFMGDTGSMSLGTTLAIVAILTNAVYILPIIGFVFVAEALSVIIQLSSKKIRKKKVFLSTPLHHHFEAIGWPETKIVMRFWVLTAVMAVLGLSFYLFVQ
- a CDS encoding glycosyltransferase family 39 protein — translated: MQASSHKYRIALIGVLLIVAILQIFGALGDSQTIDEGAHLASGYSYWKTGDFRLNPEHPPLSKMLSSAPLLLLNLQFPSDAQSWIDANQWDFARDFLYHNLANPQSLFFLGRLPIIGLFLLLIAVFYFFCEKLFSPRASLLASILFSLDPTLLAHGRLITTDVSLTAFYFFSTIALLGFVQKPNLRRFFLFAFTFTIAQLVKFSALFLWPIFLTLVLIALFIKKYNRSYISEKFTAKRALLLLLGLILLFAISTWTIYGFELRTISTIPSVEGYYDLVDMKGFEEASGALVGIPFWENVLNPTHSSSQSIRNFVHTVPIPALHYFDGIMELALHNYYGHGTYLLGKTSNLGWWYYFPIALIIKLPAVILLLFLLFLFWQARQAWLQVQTSAETHPFFTRVWHFFRSRSFLSYLLVLPPLIYFLVSLTSHINLGVRHLLPIFPFIYLAVAFMLDRVLLRFFYGKIITGILFGIVLIMAVLTYPNHLSYFSEIVGGERNGPKYLLDSNLDWGQGYYDLKEYMDEKQIDAIRGVFFFSGDLDVLGIHLLHLPTNDEVAQQGAPSGILAIDVGTLANPDYPYTWLWQYQPVKKIRGSIFIYELP
- the tadA gene encoding Flp pilus assembly complex ATPase component TadA, whose protein sequence is MSHEEKLKEALTKGKILSVEQVEKATLDARNKNADLRDWLVQENLVSEAILYEALAKTYKLPFVDLKNQVVRGDVLHLIPEPFVQMHNVVAYDRSGEVLKVAMLDPDDLQITEFLKRRIQQRIEIAITTPSSIREILKQYHRGLRAEFKDITKVDEKDVSSEKDLKKLAEDLPVVRIVDTLLEYAIFEGASDIHIEPTEHDTIVRYRVDGILREVMTLPKTIHNGVVARVKILSDLKIDEHRLPQDGRFKINTDDHKVSFRVSILPVYDGEKIVLRILHESAQVLTLEQLGLQQSALELVKANIKKPHGMILVTGPTGSGKTTTLYTILNILNTPKVNISTVEDPIEYRMPRVNQTQANSRIGLTFANGLRALLRQDPNIIMVGEIRDNETANMATQAALTGHLVLSTLHTNDAVTALPRLIEMDVPTFLIASTTNVVIAQRLVRKICLNCIESYTLTKKSIEELEKQINVEFILKALQAEGVIMSNKQSFDELLFYRGKGCKQCNSEGYKGRIGIYEVLQVSDTISRLIMEQATADQIRKAAIEEGMLLMVQDGFIKAKMGLTTIEEVLRVTKE
- a CDS encoding type II secretion system F family protein, whose amino-acid sequence is MSIFTYTGVKAGKKVKGSVVADTQEQAKAQIETKGLQINGLKEEAPKSGVMDRLLNRVSIVQKLFFTQNLEVMIRTGFSLSLALQTLAQQISNKRFQWIIAQMTSDVRSGKTFASALEKHKDVFSEVFVSMIATGESSGKLQEVLKRLAVQLKKDHLLVAKVKNALTYPVIVVVAMVAIGIAVTVFVVPKLVTVFEESNVELPLPTKILITTSDVLIHYGYLIAIGVALAVVGFLRLLKLNKVRYTMDRLILKLPIAGQIVKKIHLAQLTRTLSSLLETDIHIVESFQIIARTMSNSQYRLAIEQAAEKLKTGSTIATVLGEHPDLFTPILIQMVTVGEQSGSLDQIANEVADFYESDVDDTMSNLSTIIEPILMLLLGGAVALLAVSIILPIYQLTEAI
- a CDS encoding type II secretion system protein — its product is MKSARTKNKKTPKGFTLIEALVGLGILSIILAAVLSMYYSNLQALGIARARLTASSLASEEIEIIENLPYADVGTTTGWPLGVLPSSRQVNRNGLTFTVSVYPKYVDDPFDGDAFGTVAGKPTDTQPSDYKFVEVRVCWSHYPCNTPVSLSTQIVPNGVETDDGTGSLFIEVLNAQGQAVGQADVNVVNTTTVPVINISSSTGTNGRLLLSSLPPALDSYQITVSKTGHNSDYTVTPSVANPNPTRPDTSIIAGDVTESTFFLDHTANLELYTVDDTCTAVSNVQLNLRGAWLDGTSPDVYRYDQAHTTDALGHLSLSDLQWDYYTQLIDPSEGLDVAGTTISQPYNVLPSSNQTVYVHLVPDSANTLLITVREAGTATPLSDASVHVEDGVDFDETKTTGQGTLTQSDWSGGSGQADYSDETMYFSQDGNIDDTNAGDITLVQDPGNGNFSEDFTTDVYKDPVTSTANWDTVSNRGELSFDLGNYQSPGTLASLQLNSEEGIITSATLTVTEELNSQSISYELSADGGAHFEAVTPGINHTFSTQGTDLRWRATLSTTNTSVTPRILDLSLSYNYLAYRVSGTLISSTFNFGPDSAFDNIIWAPLAQPSEVGSTSVKFQIATNTDNATWNYVGPDGTAGTYYTTSGDSLWSGHTGDQYLRYQVILSTANQSASPTLSSISLVHSAGCIPPGQVFFSSLDPDTYQITVDRSGYQQFLSSVDVSGDTVYYVDLDPS